A genome region from Pueribacillus theae includes the following:
- a CDS encoding glycosyltransferase translates to MKICFMAAASSIHTVRWANALAERGHEVHLITMHRVELNQIDGRVKLHCLKIPAPVGYYANRFEAKLLIRKLNPDVLHVHYASGYGTLARLVQYHPTLLSVWGSDVFLFPYESRRNERIVRKNLLHADHLTSTSDALRIQTERFIAPKKQIDVIPFGIDLDLFKASRSARRRDTICIGTVKGLKPVYGIDLLLKAIAQLIARLRERDAALADKLHIMIVGGGPQLSELQQLAKDLHISSITEFVGAVPNEQVPYYLNQLDIYCALSRSESFGVAVLEASACEVPVVVSNVGGLPEVVEDGKTGFVVSHEKPGDIVDKLLHLVIDHDLRREFGKCGRRFVRENYAWDAIVPKLESVYFNM, encoded by the coding sequence ATGAAAATATGTTTTATGGCAGCCGCTTCATCCATTCACACCGTGCGCTGGGCCAATGCCTTGGCTGAACGCGGACATGAGGTGCACCTTATCACAATGCACCGGGTCGAATTAAATCAAATTGATGGGCGGGTTAAGCTGCATTGCTTAAAAATCCCTGCCCCTGTCGGCTATTATGCCAATCGATTTGAAGCAAAGCTCTTGATTCGCAAGTTGAACCCGGATGTTCTGCATGTGCATTATGCCAGTGGATACGGAACGCTCGCAAGACTCGTTCAGTATCACCCGACATTGCTTTCCGTATGGGGAAGCGATGTCTTTCTCTTTCCTTATGAAAGCAGGCGGAATGAAAGGATCGTACGGAAAAACCTGCTCCATGCTGATCATCTTACCTCAACAAGCGACGCACTGAGGATACAGACCGAACGGTTTATTGCACCAAAAAAGCAAATTGACGTCATCCCTTTCGGAATTGACCTTGACCTTTTTAAGGCAAGCCGCAGCGCCCGCCGCAGAGACACCATTTGTATTGGCACAGTGAAAGGGCTCAAACCCGTATACGGCATTGATCTATTGTTAAAGGCCATTGCACAATTAATTGCTCGGCTGCGAGAAAGAGATGCTGCTCTCGCCGATAAATTGCACATCATGATTGTTGGTGGCGGCCCACAGCTTTCCGAGCTGCAGCAATTGGCAAAAGATCTGCACATCAGCAGCATCACGGAGTTTGTCGGCGCTGTTCCAAATGAACAGGTCCCTTATTATTTGAACCAGCTTGATATCTACTGCGCATTGAGCCGGAGTGAAAGCTTTGGGGTCGCTGTGCTTGAAGCGTCTGCGTGTGAAGTGCCTGTTGTTGTAAGTAATGTCGGCGGGTTGCCCGAAGTTGTGGAGGATGGCAAAACCGGGTTTGTCGTTTCTCACGAAAAACCGGGCGACATTGTCGATAAACTGCTGCATCTAGTGATTGATCATGATTTGAGAAGAGAGTTCGGCAAATGCGGCCGGAGATTCGTCAGGGAAAATTATGCATGGGATGCTATTGTTCCGAAATTGGAAAGCGTTTATTTCAACATGTAA